In Saccharomyces cerevisiae S288C chromosome XV, complete sequence, the following proteins share a genomic window:
- the LEO1 gene encoding Paf1-complex subunit LEO1 (Component of the Paf1 complex; which associates with RNA polymerase II and is involved in histone methylation; plays a role in regulating Ty1 transposition; involved in transcription elongation as demonstrated by the G-less-based run-on (GLRO) assay), protein MSSESPQDQPQKEQISNNVGVTTNSTSNEETSRSQDDNVKEVNGNDDTKEEEQEEDAELDDLFGDDNDDDDDDDVKKSETEKSDSDSDEDDEGENINHRSRHRESLGLDDDEAEEQAMYTRKFYGEDANNFSDQDETTHTFKEENVELVRHIIPSKANVNETASHNEIFYARIPNFLTIDPIPFDPPSFEAKVNERASNSASREDQLDDRLIDENTVRWRYSRDKDQHVFKESNTQIVQWSDGTYSLKVGEECTDILVNDTSNTFLTVSHDQQELIQCYEGGEIKKTLMFIPTSTNSKIHQKLSKAVIRRNQRQSKGPGTYIVSMDPEVEKKELERKQSQILRDRRRRQLKEKEKQESPDAAFETGFRKQNSPTTYGASRRNEYEEDDFLVDDDEEEEAAFDDEEDDNEEEEEEEDADEENASRLRNLKREGAAMYREEEEEEKDRSETKRRRVAVIEDDEDED, encoded by the coding sequence ATGTCATCTGAAAGCCCACAGGATCAACCACAGAAGGAGCAAATCAGCAATAACGTCGGCGTTACCACCAATAGTACAAGCAATGAGGAAACAAGCCGCTCTCAAGATGATAATGTCAAGGAAGTCAATGGAAATGATGATACTAAAGAAGaggaacaagaagaagacgcAGAACTAGATGATTTATTTGGagatgacaatgatgacgatgatgatgatgatgttaAAAAATCGGAGACTGAAAAAAGTGATAGTGATAGTGATGAAGACGACGAGGGAGAGAATATCAACCATAGAAGTCGTCATAGAGAAAGTCTCGGgttagatgatgatgaagcagAGGAGCAAGCCATGTACACCCGAAAATTTTATGGTGAGGATGCTAATAACTTTTCTGATCAAGATGAGACTACTCACACTTTTAAAGAGGAAAATGTAGAGCTTGTCAGACATATTATTCCAAGTAAAGCTAATGTGAATGAAACGGCGTCTCACAACGAAATTTTCTATGCTAGAATTCCCAACTTTTTAACTATCGATCCAATTCCTTTCGACCCTCCAAGTTTTGAGGCCAAAGTAAACGAAAGGGCAAGCAATTCAGCTTCTAGGGAGGATCAACTGGACGACCGCCTGATTGATGAAAACACTGTTAGATGGAGATACTCTCGTGACAAAGACCAACATGTCTTTAAAGAATCAAATACACAAATAGTGCAGTGGTCAGACGGTACATATTCGCTAAAAGTTGGTGAAGAGTGTACAGATATATTGGTCAACGATACGAGCAACACTTTTTTGACAGTATCGCATGACCAACAAGAGTTGATCCAGTGTTACGAAGGGggtgaaataaaaaagacgTTGATGTTTATTCCAACTTCGacgaattcaaaaatacaTCAAAAACTAAGTAAAGCTGTTATAAGAAGGAACCAAAGACAAAGCAAGGGTCCTGGAACATACATTGTAAGTATGGATCCTGAAGTGGAAAAGAAGGAGTTAGAGAGAAAGCAAAGCCAGATTTTAAGAGACAGAAGGAGAAGACAGctcaaagaaaaggagaaacAAGAATCCCCAGATGCCGCTTTTGAGACGGGATTTAGAAAGCAAAATTCACCCACTACCTATGGAGCCTCGagaagaaatgaatatgaagaagatgactTTTTAGTCGACGACGATGAGGAAGAGGAGGCTGCGTTTGACGACGAAGAGGATGAtaatgaggaagaagaagaagaagaggacgCGGATGAAGAGAACGCCTCTCGTCTAAGAAATTTAAAAAGAGAAGGAGCAGCAATGTACAgagaagaggaagaagaagaaaaagataggAGCGagacaaaaagaagaagggtTGCGGTCATCGAGGACGACGAAGACGAGGATTAG
- the RPT5 gene encoding proteasome regulatory particle base subunit RPT5 (ATPase of the 19S regulatory particle of the 26S proteasome; one of six ATPases of the regulatory particle; involved in the degradation of ubiquitinated substrates; recruited to the GAL1-10 promoter region upon induction of transcription; similar to human TBP1): MATLEELDAQTLPGDDELDQEILNLSTQELQTRAKLLDNEIRIFRSELQRLSHENNVMLEKIKDNKEKIKNNRQLPYLVANVVEVMDMNEIEDKENSESTTQGGNVNLDNTAVGKAAVVKTSSRQTVFLPMVGLVDPDKLKPNDLVGVNKDSYLILDTLPSEFDSRVKAMEVDEKPTETYSDVGGLDKQIEELVEAIVLPMKRADKFKDMGIRAPKGALMYGPPGTGKTLLARACAAQTNATFLKLAAPQLVQMYIGEGAKLVRDAFALAKEKAPTIIFIDELDAIGTKRFDSEKSGDREVQRTMLELLNQLDGFSSDDRVKVLAATNRVDVLDPALLRSGRLDRKIEFPLPSEDSRAQILQIHSRKMTTDDDINWQELARSTDEFNGAQLKAVTVEAGMIALRNGQSSVKHEDFVEGISEVQARKSKSVSFYA, from the coding sequence ATGGCCACCTTGGAAGAATTGGATGCTCAAACTTTACCAGGAGACGATGAATTAGATCAAGAGATTTTGAATCTTTCGACGCAGGAGCTTCAAACAAGAGCCAAGCTCTTGGACAATGAAATTCGTATTTTTAGATCTGAATTGCAAAGACTGTCCCATGAAAACAACGTTATGCTCGAGAAGATTAAGGAcaataaggaaaaaatcaagaataatAGACAGTTACCGTACCTTGTGGCTAACGTTGTCGAGGTCATGGATATGAATGAGAttgaagacaaagaaaatagtgAATCTACTACACAAGGTGGTAATGTCAACTTAGATAACACCGCTGTTGGCAAAGCTGCTGTAGTCAAGACTTCTTCTAGACAGACTGTTTTCTTGCCCATGGTCGGTTTAGTAGATCCTGATAAACTTAAGCCAAATGACCTGGTAGGTGTGAATAAAGACTCgtatttgattttggaTACTTTACCCTCTGAATTTGATTCTCGTGTAAAAGCTATGGAGGTAGATGAAAAACCCACAGAAACTTACTCGGACGTGGGTGGGTTGGATAAACAGATTGAAGAGCTGGTGGAGGCCATTGTGTTACCTATGAAACGTGCAgataaattcaaagataTGGGAATTAGAGCGCCCAAGGGTGCCCTAATGTACGGGCCTCCGGGTACAGGTAAAACTTTATTAGCTCGTGCTTGCGCGGCTCAGACGAATGCTACTTTTTTGAAGCTGGCAGCACCTCAATTGGTACAAATGTATATCGGTGAAGGTGCTAAACTAGTCCGCGATGCTTTTGCACTGGCCAAGGAAAAGGCACCAactattattttcattgacGAATTGGATGCCATTGGTACTAAGAGATTTGATTCTGAAAAATCCGGTGATAGGGAAGTGCAAAGAACCATGCTGGAATTATTGAATCAATTGGATGGCTTTAGCTCCGATGATCGTGTCAAAGTCTTGGCGGCTACCAATAGAGTTGATGTTTTAGATCCTGCTTTGTTAAGATCAGGAAGATTGgatagaaaaattgaattcCCACTCCCATCCGAAGACTCGAGAGCTcaaattttacaaattcattcaagaaaaatgaccactgatgatgatattAACTGGCAAGAACTTGCCAGGTCTACTGATGAGTTTAATGGTGCCCAGTTAAAGGCGGTAACTGTGGAGGCAGGTATGATTGCCTTAAGGAATGGGCAATCTTCCGTTAAACACGAAGATTTCGTTGAGGGTATAAGTGAAGTTCAAGCAAGAAAATCGAAATCGGTATCCTTTTATgcataa
- the RIO1 gene encoding protein kinase RIO1 (Serine kinase that controls cell cycle progression; represses rDNA transcription and promotes 20S pre-rRNA maturation; catalytic activity regulates its association with pre-40S particles where it prevents premature entry into translation; downregulates centromeric RNA levels, limits RNAPII accessibility, stimulates cenRNA degradation and promotes timely kinetochore assembly; autophosphorylates and phosphorylates Rpa43p in anaphase to remove Pol I from rDNA) codes for MSLEDKFDSLSVSQGASDHINNQLLEKYSHKIKTDELSFSRAKTSKDKANRATVENVLDPRTMRFLKSMVTRGVIADLNGCLSTGKEANVYHAFAGTGKAPVIDEETGQYEVLETDGSRAEYAIKIYKTSILVFKDRERYVDGEFRFRNSRSQHNPRKMIKIWAEKEFRNLKRIYQSGVIPAPKPIEVKNNVLVMEFLSRGNGFASPKLKDYPYKNRDEIFHYYHTMVAYMRLLYQVCRLVHADLSEYNTIVHDDKLYMIDVSQSVEPEHPMSLDFLRMDIKNVNLYFEKMGISIFPERVIFQFVISETLEKFKGDYNNISALVAYIASNLPIKSTEQDEAEDEIFRSLHLVRSLGGLEERDFDRYTDGKFDLLKSLIAHDNERNFAASEQFEFDNADHECSSGTEEFSDDEEDGSSGSEEDDEEEGEYYDDDEPKVLKGKKHEDKDLKKLRKQEAKDAKREKRKTKVKKHIKKKLVKKTKSKK; via the coding sequence ATGTCCTTGGAAGATAAATTTGATTCATTGTCTGTGTCGCAAGGTGCCTCGGACCATATTAATAATCAGCTCTTAGAGAAGTATAGTcacaaaataaaaactgATGAATTATCATTCAGCAGAGCGAAAACATCAAAGGATAAAGCAAATAGGGCGACTGTGGAAAATGTCTTAGATCCGAGAACTAtgagatttttgaagtcTATGGTCACCAGAGGTGTGATTGCAGATTTGAACGGTTGCTTAAGTACTGGGAAAGAAGCTAATGTTTACCACGCTTTTGCAGGTACCGGTAAGGCACCCGTAATAGATGAGGAAACAGGCCAGTATGAAGTTTTAGAGACAGACGGATCCCGTGCAGAATATGCCATTAAGATTTATAAGACCTCTATCCTAGTCTTCAAAGATCGTGAAAGATATGTTGATGGTGAATTTAGATTTAGAAATTCCAGATCTCAACATAATCCAAGGAAAATGATTAAAATTTGGGCTGAAAAGGAATTTAGGAACctgaaaagaatttatcaaaGTGGCGTCATTCCAGCTCCTAAGCCAATAGAAGTTAAGAACAACGTCTTAGTTATGGAATTTTTAAGCCGAGGTAATGGATTTGCCTCACCTAAATTAAAAGATTATCCGTACAAGAATCgtgatgaaattttccattattATCACACAATGGTGGCATATATGAGATTGCTGTACCAAGTTTGTCGCCTGGTTCATGCCGATTTGTCAGAGTATAACACCATAGTTCATGATGATAAACTATATATGATCGATGTTTCCCAAAGTGTGGAACCTGAACATCCAATGAgtttagattttttaagGATGGATATCAAAAACGTTAACCTTTATTTCGAGAAGATGGGTATAAGTATTTTCCCTGAAAGggttatttttcaatttgtcATATCAGAAACTTTGGAGAAATTTAAAGGTGATTATAACAATATTAGCGCCTTGGTTGCATACATTGCTAGTAATCTACCAATAAAATCTACAGAACAAGATGAggcagaagatgaaatatTCAGATCGCTGCATTTAGTTAGATCATTGGGTGGATTAGAGGAAAGAGATTTTGATAGGTATACTGATGGTAAGTTTGACTTACTGAAAAGCTTGATTGCCCATGATAATGAACGCAATTTTGCTGCTTCTGAgcaatttgaatttgataacGCTGACCACGAATGTAGTTCTGGCACAGAGGAATTCtcagatgatgaagaagacggCTCAAGCGGatctgaagaagatgacgagGAGGAGGGCGAGTACtatgacgatgatgaacCAAAAGTTTTAAAGGGGAAGAAACATGAGGACAAggatttaaaaaaattgcgCAAGCAGGAAGCTAAAGATgcaaaaagagaaaaaaggaaaacaaaagtcaAGAAGCacatcaagaaaaaattggtgaaaaaaacgaaatcaaagaaataa
- the GCY1 gene encoding glycerol 2-dehydrogenase (NADP(+)) GCY1 (Glycerol dehydrogenase; involved in an alternative pathway for glycerol catabolism used under microaerobic conditions; also has mRNA binding activity; member of the aldo-keto reductase (AKR) family; human homolog AKR1B1 can complement yeast null mutant; protein abundance increases in response to DNA replication stress; GCY1 has a paralog, YPR1, that arose from the whole genome duplication), producing the protein MPATLHDSTKILSLNTGAQIPQIGLGTWQSKENDAYKAVLTALKDGYRHIDTAAIYRNEDQVGQAIKDSGVPREEIFVTTKLWCTQHHEPEVALDQSLKRLGLDYVDLYLMHWPARLDPAYIKNEDILSVPTKKDGSRAVDITNWNFIKTWELMQELPKTGKTKAVGVSNFSINNLKDLLASQGNKLTPAANQVEIHPLLPQDELINFCKSKGIVVEAYSPLGSTDAPLLKEPVILEIAKKNNVQPGHVVISWHVQRGYVVLPKSVNPDRIKTNRKIFTLSTEDFEAINNISKEKGEKRVVHPNWSPFEVFK; encoded by the coding sequence ATGCCTGCTACTTTACATGATTCTACGAAAATCCTTTCTCTAAATACTGGAGCCCAAATCCCTCAAATAGGTTTAGGTACGTGGCAGTCGAAAGAGAACGATGCTTATAAGGCTGTTTTAACCGCTTTGAAAGATGGCTACCGACACATTGATACTGCTGCTATTTACCGTAATGAAGACCAAGTCGGTCAAGCCATCAAGGATTCAGGTGTTCCTCGGGAAGAAATCTTTGTTACTACAAAGTTATGGTGTACACAACACCACGAACCTGAAGTAGCGCTGGATCAATCACTAAAGAGGTTAGGATTGGACTACGTAGACTTATATTTGATGCATTGGCCTGCCAGATTAGATCCAGCCTACatcaaaaatgaagacATCTTGAGTGTGCCAACAAAGAAGGATGGTTCTCGTGCAGTGGATATCACCAATTggaatttcatcaaaaccTGGGAATTAATGCAGGAACTACCAAAGACTGGTAAAACTAAGGCCGTTGGAGTCTCCAACTTTTCTATAAATAACCTGAAAGATCTATTAGCATCTCAAGGTAATAAGCTTACGCCAGCTGCTAACCAAGTCGAAATACATCCATTACTACCTCAAGACGAATTGAttaatttttgtaaaagtAAAGGCATTGTGGTTGAAGCTTATTCTCCGTTAGGTAGTACCGATGCTCCACTATTGAAGGAACCGGTTATCCTTGAAATTgcgaagaaaaataacgTTCAACCCGGACACGTTGTTATTAGCTGGCACGTCCAAAGAGGTTATGTTGTCTTGCCAAAATCTGTGAATCCCGATCGAATCAAAACGAACAGGAAAATATTTACTTTGTCTACTGAGGACTTTGAAGCTATCAATAACATATCGAAGGAAAAGGGCGAAAAAAGGGTTGTACATCCAAATTGGTCTCCTTTCGAAGTATTCAAGTAA
- the PFY1 gene encoding profilin (Profilin; binds actin, phosphatidylinositol 4,5-bisphosphate, and polyproline regions; involved in cytoskeleton organization; required for normal timing of actin polymerization in response to thermal stress; protein abundance increases in response to DNA replication stress; highly conserved protein; human PFN1 (profilin 1) complements temperature sensitive pfy1 mutants, PFN1 mutations are a rare cause of ALS), giving the protein MSWQAYTDNLIGTGKVDKAVIYSRAGDAVWATSGGLSLQPNEIGEIVQGFDNPAGLQSNGLHIQGQKFMLLRADDRSIYGRHDAEGVVCVRTKQTVIIAHYPPTVQAGEATKIVEQLADYLIGVQY; this is encoded by the exons ATGTCTTGGCAAG CATACACTGATAACTTAATAGGAACCGGTAAAGTCGACAAAGCTGTCATCTACTCGAGAGCAGGTGACGCTGTTTGGGCTACTTCTGGTGGCCTATCTTTGCAACCAAACGAAATTGGTGAAATTGTTCAAGGCTTCGACAATCCAGCTGGTTTGCAAAGCAATGGTTTGCATATTCAAGGCCAAAAGTTCATGTTGTTGAGAGCTGACGATAGAAGTATCTACGGTAGACATGATGCTGAGGGTGTTGTTTGTGTAAGAACTAAGCAAACCGTTATTATTGCTCATTATCCACCAACCGTACAAGCCGGTGAGGCCACCAAGATTGTCGAGCAATTGGCTGACTACTTGATTGGTGTTCAATACTAA
- the RTC5 gene encoding Rtc5p (Protein that regulates the vacuolar V-ATPase; regulates the assembly state of the V-ATPase holoenzyme, promoting complex disassembly, and counteracting the function of the RAVE complex; interacts with V-ATPase subunits; vacuolar membrane localization requires N-myristoylation and an assembled V-ATPase; GFP-fusion protein localizes to the cytoplasm; null mutation suppresses cdc13-1 temperature sensitivity; member of a conserved family of TLDc domain proteins found in eukaryotes) — protein sequence MGQSSSISSSNEEGSSHSKKFTNSKDILAYFNNKAQQQVTIPELVSFKGNLQIEDLNTPISHKALCNSLYFPQNHAMIVGIVTNMLRVLSNFPLMKSSYEPITGYGLLKCILLLNRARCAKFLKTKSYDQLKLLFISLSLQKTDKEELSEESENDGNKELTIKQIITGFDDVDTEMLCIPADFMLQFLTWLLILTVDCPTTNSKLDNTETHDQWGNFKVSALNLLRTMNPDVVGDIESHSITFQQFSTAIRTVMPNLLKPLENLMEHFFYLQHDLVDHDTNLSSIQDSKVMTPALLAQLSTGLPKELFIHKLQSLYIGRKSGFSMRSLQAKVFKWMAPSILVVSGMRITNSEEYAAEKNPRYRHFLEEFPKLKESDQMMDASHLNKRKTTFAVYIDDPWKVTNKDYFGDLNTRIIEISPRQDIYKVNQKGTIYFNTIGGGIGIGDKQPLIKPASKRYIPGNVSLTFDSTLEFAVFRNTGYGGSLDPGLLSMERKEENSPYELHFLIQDVEVWGCGGEKELEEQIKQLEWEEAESKRRQQINLRSLGEDRALLEMAGLVGQHQGGGSM from the coding sequence ATGGGACAGTCTTCTTCAATCAGTTCCAGTAACGAAGAGGGTTCTTCCCactcaaaaaaattcacaAATAGCAAAGATATTTTGGCATATTTCAATAACAAAGCACAGCAACAGGTCACTATTCCAGAATTAGTCAGTTTTAAGGGAAATTTGCAAATTGAAGATCTAAACACTCCAATTTCTCACAAAGCTTTATGCAACTCACTTTATTTTCCGCAGAATCATGCCATGATTGTTGGGATAGTGACTAACATGTTGAGGGTTTTGAGCAACTTCCCATTAATGAAATCATCTTACGAACCAATTACGGGATATGGGTTATTAAAATGCATTTTGTTGTTAAACAGGGCACGATGTGCcaaattcttgaaaacCAAGTCCTATGATCAACTAAAACTGCTGTTTATCTCTTTATCACTTCAGAAAACTGACAAAGAAGAACTCTCCgaagaaagtgaaaacGACGGAAACAAGGAGTTGACtataaaacaaataataacTGGGTTTGATGATGTTGATACAGAAATGCTGTGCATTCCTGCTGATTTTATGCTTCAGTTTTTAACTTGgcttttaattttaacaGTTGATTGTCCAACCACCAATTCTAAATTGGATAATACAGAGACTCATGATCAATGGGGCAATTTCAAAGTCTCAGCACTCAATCTCCTTAGAACTATGAATCCAGACGTGGTGGGCGATATAGAATCACATTCCATAACGtttcaacaattttcaaCTGCAATAAGAACTGTAATGCCCAATCTATTAAAACCATTAGAGAATTTAATGgagcattttttttatttgcaGCACGATTTAGTTGATCATGACACAAACTTATCGTCTATTCAGGATTCTAAAGTTATGACTCCAGCACTGTTGGCACAGTTATCGACGGGACTACCAAAGGAATTATTTATTCATAAGCTACAAAGTTTATACATCGGCAGGAAAAGTGGCTTCTCAATGAGGTCTTTGCAAGCAAAGGTGTTCAAATGGATGGCGCCTTCGATTTTAGTTGTTAGCGGAATGAGGATAACAAATTCTGAAGAATACGCAGCTGAGAAGAATCCAAGATACCGccattttcttgaagaatTTCCTAAATTGAAAGAGTCAGATCAAATGATGGATGCATCGCATTTgaataaaaggaaaactaCTTTCGCTGTGTACATAGACGATCCGTGGAAAGTAACAAATAAAGATTATTTTGGCGATCTGAATACGAGAATAATAGAAATATCACCCAGGCAGGATATTTATAAAGTCAACCAAAAAGGCACGATCTATTTCAATACAATTGGTGGCGGAATTGGAATCGGGGATAAACAACCATTAATAAAACCAGCATCCAAGAGATACATACCAGGGAACGTGTCGCTTACTTTTGACAGCACATTAGAATTTGCTGTGTTTAGAAATACTGGTTACGGAGGTTCATTAGACCCTGGTTTATTGTCGATGGAAAGAAAGGAGGAAAATTCCCCTTATGAATTGCATTTTTTGATTCAAGATGTTGAGGTATGGGGCTGTGGTGGTGAGAAAGAACTAGAAGAGCAAATCAAACAGTTGGAATGGGAAGAAGCAGAATCTAAAAGAAGACAGCAAATTAACCTGAGAAGCTTGGGAGAAGACCGTGCCTTACTGGAAATGGCAGGTTTAGTTGGCCAACATCAAGGTGGCGGTTCAATGTGA